TATTTCCAAAAATGTTTGAAGTGACAATATTGAGCAACATGAGCTAGCAAGGCACTCCACATAGAGTTTCAAAGTAAAGCATGATTCAGGACCAACCTAAAGAACTTCAAATGAAAATCCAGCATAATCATAGGCAGGAAGCAAGTAGAGTCAAATTTCACATGAAGGTTTTAACATGATGGTCTACTAAGGATATGGTTACAAACAACATAACAACAGACTAGTGGCACAGTTTGGCCAACATATCATTTGGTTgaacatgaaacttaacatgATGAGCATTGATCATAACACAAAGATTCCAAGAAACTTATAGTAGGTAAAAGAACAGATTAGTTATACATTAACAAGACAAATAGACATCAGGACTCCTATCAGTCGATCACACATAAGAGGAGAGTTAGAATATTTATCCAAGAAGTCTTAGGCAATGCTAAAGACTACATGATTGACAGGTTAAGGAATAAAATCATCAGAGTTACAGATAGTAGAGAAACATATTTAGGCTAGATATTAAGACAGTGTTGTAACATGGGATGGGCAGGGATCAATTGGCAAGGTAACCGTAAATTACACATAAACAGTTCAGCAGAAAGAGACTTATTAAGGCAAATTTTAGGCAGGTATTAATTCCATAAGAGTTTCAGTACAAATGTTCAAAGTGAGGTATGAGAAAGGTTTTGACATTAAACGGTCAATGTAGGAATTTAAGCATACATAAACACGACAACATCAAACAAGAATAACAACCCAGACCTCTCCCAAATTGAATTAACATAAATGAACATATGCAAACTTATACAAGTTCTGATGAAGGATAGCAGAAAAAATTCAAAACAAGGTCGCCCCAGTATCATATTGACTTAGAAAGGTCCACAAAACACAGATGTTCAGAAGCATGAACACAAACAGGGAAGAAATATAGTTGCGAGGGTTTGAACACTTACCATTTTGCAAACTTAACAACAAATAGAGGAGAATCACCAAGTTCCAGCAGCAAAGTAAAAACAACAGCAAAAACTCCAAACCTTAGTGCGTCAGATTTCACAGGAGCTTCGAAcgagccccgagcagtgctcgaACTAGGGAGGTAGATAGAGAGGATTCTTGTGGCCTTGGATTTCAGCCGGCCAAGCACCCAAGTTTCAGAATAATATAGAACAAGTGAGAGTGAGAATAATAGTGATTAAGGATCCTCCCAAGGGAATCAGGggagggggtttatatagtagttaaAATTGAACGAACAACATGGAAAATAGTGAATCaagcacaaataaggaaagaaaatatcacatgcaatcacTAATAGAACTAGTGAAGGAGATATCAGAGTTCAAACCCTAATCGAAATCGGACTCAGGGCAAATTGTTTGCATACCCTAATCATGACGGAATCAACGGAGATATGTCCCAAACAAGAAGAAATTTACTCTTTCTAAATGTATGGAACCATAATCACATCCAGAACCATAGAATCAGAGCCAAATCTGTGAGAATCGAGATTGCCATAAGTATAAAAGTAACAAAAGTTACCATAAGTGAATGATAATAGCAGAAAAGGTAAGTAGGATCCACGTCTAACGTGTATGAGAAGGGAAAAATGGGGTCTTTTGTATTAGTTAGGGTCTGGTTTCTAAAGGAGAAGAGAGCAGGTGATGGCGATTGTGGAAACATAAGTGAGGGCTTAGGGTTTGGGTAAGTGTAATTAAAAATGGGGGAAgggttgtgggccgttgatcatttaagTTCAACGGCCATGATTAGAGGAGAAGCGGGGCATGTCAAATAAATGGGTACCGACCGGGTTAAGATTAAATGATCGTTTGGTTTGGGCTAAGGGATTGGGCCATGAATTTGGGTCTGTTTGGTCCAAAAATTAGCCCTTCATTGGgctataaaaattatatatacaaaatttatgaaacaataatttataaaagtgattaataaaaaataaaaaatactatttatgcaGTAAAATGCTGAAAAATAAtagtttaacattataaaaatattattctaacataaataatataataaatataattatgtatagaatttaggctattcttgcaaaaattgtgtaaataggtaaaatgcaaatgtaatcaTATGCAATTAAGTAAAAATATTGtaaaatatatatgtgggtgtaaatgataaatttggatgataaaataatttaaggggtaattaatgcatattcaagtaattaaaatgcaagaaaatcaattttaaagctttaaaaattatagaaaatacttatataactcttgtaaattaagttatgatgcaaaatgatattttgaaagtacatatactattaaaaataatatgaggacaaaattgggtatcaacaggaATGACAGGCTATAGACGTGTTGACACTCCTATGGATCAGAATTCTAAACTTCTACCATGACGGGGGGAGCctcttagcgatcctgcaagatataggcggttggttggtaaattaaattacctcacagtgactagacctgacatttccttTCCTGTGAGTATGGTATGTCAGTTCCTGGATTCTCCATGtaatagtcattgggatgcagttgtccgcattcttTGATATATAAAATCAGCTCTAGGCAAAGGATTATTGTTTGaagatcgaggtcatgagcagattgttgggtactcagatgcggactggggaggatcaccttttgatagacgttctacgtctggatattgtattTTAGTATGAGGTAATTTGGTGTCTTGGAAGTGCAAGAAACAaaatgtggttgctcggtctagtgcagaagcagaatatcgagcaatgacAGTGGAAACATGTGAGCTATTTTGGATCAAACATGTGCTTaatgagttgaaatttggtgataTTGGCaagatggaacttgtgtgtgataatcaagtttcccttcatattgcatcaaatccggtgttccatgagagaactaaacacattgagattgactgtCATTCTGTTAGAGAAAAGATACTCTGAGGAgatattgctacaaagtttgtgaagtcaAATAATCAATTTGCAGACattttcaccaagtccctcactggtcctcgtattagttacatatgtaacaagGTCGGTACATATAATTTGTATGCACCAGCTTCAGGGGGAGTGTTAGATAGTTAATATGTAATTATTCTGAGTCCCATATTGAACATGAGTAGGATCTGTATTATGTGTAGTTACAAATAGGGCTCATTGTATTATAATTAATTGATCAATATAGATTTTCTCTTGTGCATTCTCACAAAgagaatattccaaatgaacataAATTACATATTTCAaaccaataacaattcaataaacctcaAGAACCTTAATGTACAAGTATGTCAACAAACCTCAAAATGATATtcaatatctcaagaataacggtcgtaTCGATGTATTTATGATTAAGTATAGTAACGACCAAATTTAGCACATCAATAATTTTACAAAAAGTtcgtcaaattttaatcaagttattatAAGCTAGATCACGGTTTCTTGCATTTAACTTCATATTTATAttaatctagaagtcaagtaatACACGGAACAAGAAGGTCACATAATCTTACAAGTCACAAATAATCGTATAATCTAGCCCCAAGCATGATTAACCCtcgcacatgcatatacgcttgTCACCTCATAAATGTATCACCCCGGTATGTAGCAAATAATgccaattagtaggaaaaattctcccaacaaagttaagcaagacacttacctcaaacaagccaaatcgatacactagaagcgccatcccgctcaaatcgacctccgaacgactctctttaatcaaatactcaaagtcaactaaaaagtcaaacccgagctcgcacctcagaactcgacaaaactcataaaaatccgaaaatacattcaattacgagtacaaccataatccgactctaaatcgatgttcaaaacccaaaaatcacttcagaaaagtttagacaaaaccttccaatttctctttaaaattcataatccaaataccaaaatcaaagatagattcatgaaatataatcaaaactgagtagaaaacacttaccccaatctatgtggtgaaaatcgcccaaattcgagctccccaactcaaaatgtgataatatAACTCAAGGGTCCGAATTAGAATACTTATATACACTGCTCAGgggtacccttcacgaacgcggaacaagcctcgcgttcgtgaagcaaaAACTCACACTGCCACACTTTACTATAAGCGTTCGCGAAAAcactctcgcgaacgtgatgaagcaCACTGCTAGACTTCAGTGATCACGGTCAAACAATCGCGAACTCGATGAAGAACCCATCAAGACTGACTAGCAccgctcaacactacgcgaatgcgtagtcatggtcgcgaatgcgaagacttAAAACCTCAACCAGTGCGAACGCAATCTCTGAAGCgctaacgcgaagaacaaacatCAAACAACCTCTCATTGCACTACGCGATCACAACtcaaccttcgcgaacacgaagaagaccAGAACCAGCAGAACTAACATGACCCAAAATGATTCGAAacccatccaaaacacacccaaacccctcgagaccccgtccgaacataccaactagtctcaaaatatgacacgaacctactcgaggactcaaatcacacataacccCATCAAAACCAggaatcgaacttaatgaacttttgaactttcaacttccaaaactcgtgccgaaccatattaaatcaactctgaaagacctcaaattttgcacataagtttcAAATGACGTAATGaatctattccaactcccgaaaaaACAATCCGAAccagatatcatcaaagtcaactcccggtcaaacttatgaatattccaaaacTCCAAACGGAAAAAGGACAAATATACCTATGTACTTTTAGAAAAGGTTTAAATGTACCTCTCGTTATACTTTGAGTCCAAATATATCTCTGTCGTTATACCattggttcaaatatacctcTTTCCGTTATGTTTGTCCAAAGTGGACATCCAGTCCTATGTGGCACTGACATTTGATGAGGTGGAAGACACATGGCTTGCCACCTCAGCGCCCCTAACCCATTTTACCCCTCATATTTGTTTTCACTACTAAAATTTCCTTTCCCTCCATCACTATGGCCACCATTACCGCTaccataaaaaatattatattttaaattttagtcTTTTATATATGGATTAGGGGCGTTGAGATGGCATGCCATGTGGCATCCACCTTATCAAATATCAGTGCCACGTAGGATTGGATGTCCACCTTGGATAAACTTAACAGAAGAGTGATATATTTGAACCAATCCAAGTATATTTGGACCCAAAGTATATATGAAGGGTGTATTTAAACCTTTTCTCAtagtacaggggtatatttggccttttTCCGAACtctaaattgccaactttcgccaaattttGTCGAAATTttttagaaacatccaaatgcaaatccgggcatacgcccaagtcaaaaatcactatccagacctaacggaaccatcaaaactatgatctgaggtcaaatacatGAAAGTCAAAGTTGATCAACTCTTCAAACCTAAGACTTTTAACAtgagattcattcttccaaatccatCTCGAGGCACCTGAAACCAAAATCGATGATTCTCACAAGTTATAATATATTATCTGAAGCTACTCAAGATTTCAAATCAGTGGCGAAGCTAGAACCTTTCCCAAGGGTATTCAaatttgaaagaagtgaaaaaataTCCCGACAAATagtgttcaatatgtgttatatacatctaaaatataatattttacatatatatacagtgtaatttttcgatgaagggtggtcagttgaccacccttgtgACCATGTGGCTTTGCAACTGTTTCAAACAGCCGAGCgaaatacaaatgctcaaaacgatcggtcgggtcgttacggaCCAAAAACTAGAATATGAGAGAGTCATTGCCTTCTGCAAGACATGTAAACTATAAGGACATAACTTGTTAAAACAGTAATTTCTTATTTCGGGTGTGTAACTTCGTGACTTATAGAGATCTAGAATGATCCTATTTGCGCAAATCACCTAAGTTTAAGTGTGTAGTCGAAAGTTCAGAACAAAATAAGAGGTATCTATGTATTAtatcaaaattataaaatatttaagggATGAAGTTAGTTTTCAAGTAAAACATTTGTAGTATATTATTTCCATCAAAAACTCCTTATACATTAGAACGTACTCAACTggcaaattttaaaaaataatgggGAAGAGGTGGataaaagaataaaagaaatGGGGCCTTGTGATTGTTTGCATTCGCAGCAACGTTGCGCAACCATCGCCCAATCCCATTGATGGTGACGTTGTAACGAAACACCTAATTCAATCTTCATAAACCTATGATCATTATATGACTACAACATTATTATTGTAAAAAAAACAAATATTCCTCATGTACATCATTTACAATACACGCACATAACTGAATTGTAAAGTTTTATGTTCATATTAGGGGGTCGTTCTCACTGTTGTGCCCTATATATTGGATTTGCGGGGACCCAACTTTCCTTGTTCATTGATATGAGCTTCCCAGGTTTACAAAAAGATGCCTCCTTTTTTATTCTTTACGTTGAGCATTAGCTGCAAAATTGCAATTCACCAGCTTTTGATCATGCCTGTAGCATGGAAATAAATAGGTAGTGCTTTGTGGATATTCTCACAATTGATTCACTTTTATGGTCCTATTTTGTTGTGGGGTTTCCTTAGAAAGTGTTAATTCTATATTTTACTTGCTTTAAATGGGTAAAATTCTACATTGCAAGGACAAAATCTTGGATTTTCTCTGCCTTTTCTTGATTTGGGTGTCTGGTTGTGGATATTGTTTTCTGGCTGCCTTCTTTAGAAAGTTTGATTTTTTCTTAACTCTGATATAAGGGTCTGTGCAGTGTGTGAGGGATTGTTCTTGTGAATTAGCTGAAGGAGAAAACTTGTCAGCTGGATTCTGCTTTAGACCTGAAACTGAATTCTAGGTCAGGCAAGATTTGATTTCATGCGAAAGCTTAAACGTTTTGTTGGGAGTGGAGTGGAAATGCTGTCTGTATAGTATGAGCGAATTGGTTGGCGAATTTGGATACTGTAGATAACTCTTGGATTAAGAGGAAGCAGTTTATTGCATATTAGAATGTTGGTTTTATGAAATAAGTTAGCAAGTCTGCAGTTTTCTTGGAATTCTTGGTGGACTGCTCTTTCATTGATGTTTACAAATATTGAAAATTGTATAAGAATTGTTGTAAATGTAGCTAGCTTAGATGGTGGTGAGATGTTAAACCATTTCTCCACCTCCAAGATATAGACTTTGGAATTCCACTAATTGCCTTCAGTCCACTGTATTGTTTGTGACCTCTCCTCCATCCTTACCCCCAGAATCCCCTCCAACAAATGCAACATCTTCATGCCGGAATTCACTGTCATCCAACAAATGTAACATAGCCTCTTCTAGCCTTATCACCAACATTAACCACTAATGGCTTCTCCACCACCTCCTGAAGCATCTACTCCTCCAATCGATGTCTCACCTCCAACCTTTAGTCCTCCACCTACACCTTCTGGCCCACCGGCTAGCTCATCACCACCTACATCTTCTACTCTGCCGGCTAGTTCACCACCACCTCCATCTTCTACTCCGCCTCCTAGTTCACCACCACCTCCACCTTCTAGTCCGCCACCTAGTTCACCACCACCTTCAGAACCTGATCCACCACCTGTCTCACCTCCACCTATACCAACTCCTTCTCCTCCTGCAAGTTCACCTCCATCACCGTCATCACCTCCCCCTACATTGTCATCTCCGCCACCCGTACAGAATCCAGAACCTCCTCcagctccaaaatcacccataAATTCATCTCCACCACAATCTCCGGAACCTCCGAAAGGTTCATCACCTTCACCACCTTCACCGCCTTCACCACCTTCCCCCTCTTCACCGCCTTCACCATCTTCATCCAACTCACCTTCAAATTCACCTCCATCCCCAACATCTAAGCCATCAGAAAATCCACCTCCTTCCCCAGCCTCAGGCCCTCCTAAAGATTCACCACCTTCACCAGCTACATTACCTCCCAGTACCTCACCGTCTTCTGATTCCCCTTCAGACTCATCACCGCCAACATTTGTGATACAAGTATCACCACCTCCATCCTTTAACGGTACACAACCTTCTCTTGCTCTTCCTTCATCACCAGTTCCTTCAGGTGATGTTAGTAACCATAGTTCCGGAAACCATCCAGCAGAAAGCTCAAAGTCTGCTGGTGGTAGTGGCAATGGTACTGCAGGGACAGTTTCCATCGGCATCGTACTTGTTCTTCTATTGGTTGGTCTCATCGCAGCAGCTGGATGGTGTATACGGAAGCGAAAGAAGAAGAATTCTGGTTATAATATTGGTAATGTCAAGACAATCTCTGTGTGCTCCACTCCAAAATCAGGTAAATTTTCAGAAACTATCAAATAATTCCTTTCAGTTTGTTATTCAGTGTTGCAAGAAAGATCAATGTACTATTGGTAGTTGAGACCTTTCAAGTGAATTCTTAGAAGATGTGAAAGTTGTGTACAGAGTCTGCTTTATTGAAGGTCGAGGAATCAACACCTGAGATAAATGGAACTGGCTCCAATTTCCTCGGTTCTCCAGGGGACCCTTGTGGATTCAGCAGTTCAAAGACATGGTTTACGTATCAAGAACTAGTTGAGGCCACGAACGATTTTTCAGCACAAAATCTACTAGGGAAAGGTGGATTTGGTTCTGTATACAAAGGATGTCTAGCAGATGGAAGATATGTAGCAGTAAAGCAGCTAAATATTGGTGGGAGCCAGGGGGAACGAGAATTCAGAGCTGAAGTTGAAATCATTAGTCGGATACACCATCGTCATTTGGTTTCACTTGTAGGTTATTGCATTTCAGAGAAGAATCGCCTCCTTGTTTATGACTATGTTCCCAATAATACCCTTTACTTCCATCTTCATGGTAAACTTAACATTTGTAGATttaattatttcaattattatgtgTGGTCACTAAAGCTAGCTGTTGATACTTGCAATTTACAGCACAAGGGAGGCCTGTCATGAATTGGACAACACGTGTTAAAATTGCTGTTGGCGCAGCTCGTGGAATAGCTTATCTGCATGAAGATTGTAATAGTGTTCTCTTCCCTTTATCCTTATGAGTTATCCATGTTTTATTCACTTCATTTCTCCATTTTGAACAGACCTCCCCCtacttaaaaaaaaaagagaaagtaaAGTTAAAACATTTACCACAACAGGAAAGCTGATTGCAGTTGATATTTTCTACACCTATTTGTATGCTTATTATTTTTTAATGATCCCTAAAGCTGTCGCAGAATCATGGAGAGCAATTTAATCTCCCCAATCACCTTCCTCTTATTCCCCCTAAAAGCGGACTTTAGTAAAAGGAAAatagaaagagagagaaaaggaAGCATGTAATTATTTTCAGCTCAATAGAAGTAGAAGGCCTTGCAGTTACCATTTCCTTTTTGTGATGTAAttgttgaagacataattaagtaacTAAAAGTGTGTTCTCTCTAACtgcttaagcttttagatgagacGGCCACACActtcaacatggtatcagagtagaCATAGGTCCTGAGTTCGAGTTTCACCGCCAATTATCAAAAAAATTCCACGTGCTTGGCTCATCACAAAAGAATCAAGTCCGCACGTGAAGGGGTgtgttgaagacataattaagtaacTAAAAGTATGCTCTCTCTAACCGCTTAAGTTTTTAAATAAGACGGTTACACACAGTAGTGATATTACTTATGCACTTTAAAATTTAGGTCTGAGGTCATTATGTAATTGTTGGTATGATTGTGGAATAGCATATCTGCACGAAGATTGTAATTAGTGATCTGTTCCTTAATCCTTTTGAGTTATCCGTGTTTATCTTAACTTCATGTCGTTTCTGGTTGAACAAAATATGTCTCCTTTTACCTTCCCCCGAAAGTTAAAGAGAGAAAGACAGGTTGAAAACATTACCATATGGGGGAATCTGATTGCAATATGAGATTGTGTGTTCCTATTTGTCATCACTTACGGTTTATTTTATTGATCCCTACTCCACTAGTTGAACAACTGTGATAGGTTAATGGAAGCAACCTAAGCTACTCCAAAGCCAAGATTCTCCTATTATCCTTATAAGAGGACTTGAAGTAAAAAGAGAAAACGGAACATATAAATAGTGTAAGCTCAATGGAAGTAGCAAGATCTTTTTGTTGGAATTTTCCTTTTTGTAATGTAATGCTATAACTTATGCAATTTGCAATTGTGTCCTCAAGGTTTTATTCATCTCGTATATTACCTCGATTATATAAACATTTTGCACCATGAAATAACATTCCTGAGTAGGAATATTTTAATCCACGAGCACACAGTCTCCTTGAACATGCTGAGTATATCTTTCACGCTAAAGTGACATCATCAGGCTTTGCGGTAGTAGTGCGTAATATGCTTCTGGATTTGCCAATAGTCCCATGACAAGCATCTGAGTAAAACTTCACTGGTCGAGTTCTTATGTTATACTGTTAAATTGAAGAGTTAAAGAAACTCAACTGGACGAAGTTACTATATTTTTGTGATCATGAATGTTCATTTCCTTCATTCTAGTTACTTGAGCTACTGCAGGCAAACTTTAACGATGTCATAATGCGAGTGCGGTGCTCTAATTCGTCTTTAATTATAGTTCAAGTATGATACTCTGTtttttggttttaacttattCTTTGGTGTGGGTGACAGGCTGTCCTCGTATTATTCACAGAGACATTAAGTCATCGAACATTCTTTTGGATAATAACTTTGAGGCTCGGGTATGTCTAagtctttcttttttcctttttttttccagGGGTATGTCTAAGTCCTCAAA
This region of Nicotiana tomentosiformis chromosome 4, ASM39032v3, whole genome shotgun sequence genomic DNA includes:
- the LOC104088264 gene encoding proline-rich receptor-like protein kinase PERK9 yields the protein MASPPPPEASTPPIDVSPPTFSPPPTPSGPPASSSPPTSSTLPASSPPPPSSTPPPSSPPPPPSSPPPSSPPPSEPDPPPVSPPPIPTPSPPASSPPSPSSPPPTLSSPPPVQNPEPPPAPKSPINSSPPQSPEPPKGSSPSPPSPPSPPSPSSPPSPSSSNSPSNSPPSPTSKPSENPPPSPASGPPKDSPPSPATLPPSTSPSSDSPSDSSPPTFVIQVSPPPSFNGTQPSLALPSSPVPSGDVSNHSSGNHPAESSKSAGGSGNGTAGTVSIGIVLVLLLVGLIAAAGWCIRKRKKKNSGYNIGNVKTISVCSTPKSESALLKVEESTPEINGTGSNFLGSPGDPCGFSSSKTWFTYQELVEATNDFSAQNLLGKGGFGSVYKGCLADGRYVAVKQLNIGGSQGEREFRAEVEIISRIHHRHLVSLVGYCISEKNRLLVYDYVPNNTLYFHLHAQGRPVMNWTTRVKIAVGAARGIAYLHEDCCPRIIHRDIKSSNILLDNNFEARVSDFGLAKLAQDAESHITTRVVGTFGYMAPEYASTGKLTEKSDVYSFGVVLLELITGRKPVDTSQPSGQENLVEWARPLLSQALEKEEFDQLADPRLEKNYVGSEIFRMIEAAASCVRHSASKRPAMGQIMRAFDGMAIHDLSNGMKVGESAIHGSALQSAEISWFRKVAFGNQDFSTNFFSQSNQNSRESGEHS